The genomic DNA aggcatgtgggattcagtagttgtggtacacaggctcagtagttgtggctcgcaggctctagagttcaggctcagtagttgtggtgcacgggcttagttgctctgcggcatgtgggatcttcccagtccagggctcgaacccgtgtcccctgcattggcaggcagattctttttttaaaacttatttatttatttatttatttttggctgtgttgggtcttcgttgctgcgcttgggctttttctagttgcagcgagtgggggctactcttcattgtggtgcacgtgcttctcattgcggtggcttctcttgttgcagagcacgggctcatggcacatgggctcagtagttgtggctcatgggctctagagcacaggtttagtagttgtggcacaagggcttagttgctccacggcatgtgggatcttcctggaccagggcttgaacccgtgtcccctgcattggcaggcagattcttaaccactttgccaccagggaagtcctggcaggcagatcctcaaccactgagccaccagggaagtcccattgggATTCTTTTTATATGCCCTcaaataatcatataaaatttCCTTTAGTGATGGACTATTGAGAGTAAACACATTCAGTTATTTTCAGAAAGTATTTTTACCATCTTTCTTGGAATGGTTTTCCTGGGTATATAATTCTAGTTTGACAGTATATTTTCCTAGCTCTTTGAAGGTATAATTCTACTGTCTTCTGGTTCCATTGTGGTTTTGCTAAGTTATCTGTAAGCAGAAGTATGATATTCAACCAGATatctcaaataaatataaaaatataatacctgatttatagtgatttttattgaatattagataattttcattttcatggctgtgttgtaAAACAAGCTATCAATATGACACCCTGAATATGTAGCTGGAAAGATATGTGGAAAATAGAATTCCTTGTTTTTTTTAGACAAATGGTTTCATTTCATTCAGGATgacttttttttagtatagttctttctttttgatttgcTCCCACTCCCACTCTTCTTTCCACCAGTACTATGTTTTATTCCATTCTTCTCCACCAACCTGTGTAACCCAGAAACTGATTCCCTCTAAGACCAAGTTCCTCTGCAGAGTTcctgattaacctctctatccaaaacattATTCCCTTACTTGTCTGTACCTGCCCTGCTCAAGACAGAGGAGTATTAAGGAAAAGGGGGGATTGAAACAAAGCAGGACCCTGTGtgccctcccaggtacaaatccTGTCTGTGTCCCCccttttcttgtttgtagggaaaagGCTTTAGCCTcttagaccttccctgagttccaaagggcagattcaagcagttgataattagggaagggagggaatggagaaacaaaggaggagcagtcaggaaacaatagtgcagccttggggcagggtcctggctcCTCCTCAAAGGATATGCATAGcagtatctttgagttcttctgtaaGAACTAAGGCCCACAGCCAGGTGGAGGATAACTttggctgagcacaagattcctggaacatcaccctgctacctcaccaccaaccaatcagaagaaagtcacacaccctgaaGCCCTTACACTAAATTctgcctataaaaacttctccccaaaagccatcagggagttcggTTTTTGTGAGCATGAGCCACCAGTTCTCCTGGCTCGGCCctgaaataaacctttctctgctccaaactctgatgtttcagtttgCTTGGCCTCACTGCCTCGGGCACATGAACTGGTGTTCCACAACAACCCACATGGTATGTAACCTTCTGTACTTTTTTCCAAGTGCTTATAATCATGTAAAAAAGcatattcatttatatatgtacataaaaatgTGCATAGACATACATATGTATGGGAAAGTGCCACTGTTTTGTTTACCATAAAAATAGATTGTACTACAAAGACTTCTctgaattttccatttctatcttgataatattttgggaaaataaaactaagctaatgaagaaaaaatgtatgcataatttattcaacaatttcTTTACTGATGATCATTacatattttcagtctttttccccTAACAAAATGAGGCTATAAATATCCTTGAaagtaaaacaaagcaaacaaaaaataaaataagaatgaccactcctgggtatatatctgaaaaaaccaaaacactaatttgaaaagatacatgcactccaatgttcatagcagcattatttacaattgccaagatacggaagcaaactaagtgtccatcaacagatgaacggatgaagaagatgtggtatatatacacagtgagatactacttagccataaaaaaagaacaaaattttgccatttgcagcaaactactgaatataacaaaagagaagcagactcacagatatagagaactagtggttaccagtggggagagggaatgagGAAGGGGCAAGGTAGGGGTAAGGGaacaagaggtacaaactattaggtggagaataaactacaaggatatttTGTACAATGcaaagaatatagccaatattttataataagtataaatggagtataaactttaaaaattgtgaatcactatattgtacacctataacatataatattgcaaAGCAAccatacttcagttaaaaaaatagagatgttGATTCTTAATACTCCAACTGGGAATAGGGGCCCTCAGCTTAGAGATCCTTAAACAAATAGTGATTTCTCTCCTCATCTCTCTCCACATCTCTCCTCTTTGACAAGGAAGGACACAGCTCTTATTTAGCTGCCTAACAGTAGAGAGCCCTATTGTGCTAATTAAGAACCACTTGACTGAAAGGGTCATTTGAGCCCTAAGAGCTGGGTAGCATTCCTTCTTCTACTtaattctcctccctccccacatttTCCCTGGTAATTCTGTCTCTCCTTCACACTAGATCTATCAAAAATATCTAAGACACTTGATTGAAATGAAGGTTCTAGGGACCTTCTAGGCATGAGGCTCAAGTACCTGTTTTTACTACAAACCCTGCAAGTGGACACAGCTGTAACACATAACCCAAGGATTTATTAGGAGAAAACAACTGAATAGGTCCCTGAGACAGGAAGGGTGGACTAGAATCACTTAAAAAGATTCACTACCTGGATGAAAAATTACTCTGGTGCTACCAAAAATGAACTGAAACCCAAAATGCCATATCACTTTTACTGAATACATGCTGAAGCCCAAGGGAAAATGTCACCTTCCACCAGGGCTCCTATGATCTGACAATTCAAGCTGTCCCCTGTGCTCTGAATCCTTTAAAAGCATCTTCTCTAGGCAACATATGTCCCAAACTCCATGAAATCCGCAGAAGTGATCCACATCTGCTTGAAACTGCTCAGAGAGGTCACGATGGATGCACCTAACCATTCAGAGAAACATCCATCAGGAGAAGCGGTGATCTTGATGGGAGTCCCTCTGAAGGCCAGCTGTTCCAGTTCTTTCATAAGTCTTTTCTCAAGCCCAGGGAAGAGAGTGGTTCCCCCAGACAGCACAATTTCTGCAAAAAGATTTTTCTGGATGTTGGTGTCACACTTCATAATGCTGCTGGAGACCATTTTTGATAGTTCTGGGCTGTGGACACCCAGCTGGTCAGGTGCAAAAAGAATCTCAGGTACCTGGTACAGCTGATCCCCAAGGTGGACGACATTTCCATCTGGTAGTTTGTATTCTCTCAGGACCTCCTCTGGCTTCTTACAAAGTTCTTTCTCTGGCTCTAAGGCCACATAGCACAGCATCTCTTTTATGTCATCCACTAAGGCCTTGTTGAGTATGCAAGGGTAATTACACCCACTAGCCAGGAGGAGTCGGGTGAGGTGCTCTGTGATGTCTCTCCCTGCCACATAGAGTTTGGAGATGGCATGAGGAAGGGAGTAACCCTCAAAAATGGGGACAGTGCAAGTGATCCCTTTACCGCTGTCCACCACTAAAGCCCGTGACAGAAGCAGAGGTATAGAGTGCTACGACCGCGTGGTTGGACAGGTAGAAGGCAGGCACACTGAAGGTCTCAAACATCACTTTTGCTGTCTTCTCTCGAGTGTCCCTTGGGTTCAAGGAGGGCTCAGTCATGAGCACAGGTTGTCGACAGGGTTTTACTCCCAGCTCCCACTCAAAAAGATACTTCCAGAGTTTTTCCATGTCATCCCATCTTGTTACCAGTCCACGTTCAATGGGATAGTGCAAATGCAAGGGTCCATACTTGAACAGGGCTTTTTCCCCCACAGTGTAATTTTTCCGATTGGCTTCTGGTAAAGCCATGTTGAATTTAGGATGCCCCATGACAGAACTGATGACATGACGGGGCCCAGTCTCTCCAGACATGCCTACTTTGCAGAGTCCTGATCCACTGTCAAAAATTACAGCTGGAGTATCTAATGCATATGGGTTAAACATGTCTGCAGCATGCTCTTCTGACCTTcaccaaaataaagaaagaacatGGCCACTTTGTGAGATAATAGGTACCTCTGGAAGTTTAACAGCCACAGGATTCCAAAGTTCTTAGGTTGTCACTAAAGCAGAGCTAGCAGGCTGTCCCCTAACTCCATCCTCAACCCATGAATACTATCCCTTTTCAAGCAGCACAGGGCCTGCTGAGGCAATTTCAGTGACGACTGCTCACTATGTAATAAAGTAGCCTAGGCAACAATTGTTCTCAGAGAGCATCAGAGGATGTTTAAGGGGTGGGATCTCTGAGCCACCAGTACTCCTAGCTTGGTGAGACTTGAAACAGAGGAAGGGAAACCATACCTCTGAACAGCTTTTGGTAAGTCTGTGAACATGAAGCAAAGGCCTAGGCTTAGAATCTAATGAAGCGGCCCAGCTGTGAGGTTGTCCCAGAAAGCTGGCTTCTATACTCAGCTGAGCTGCTGTTTGTGGGATGACAATTATACCCTTTCCTTTGCTAAGGGAAGGAACTAATCACCAGACACAGGTTCAGATTGGAGTAGAGATGCCAACAATCCACCTCCAGAGGTGGTCAGAACACCCTTTCTTTTATTCCCccttatatttgttttgttttaaaacagctttattgagataaatttCATATACAATACATTCACCCATTTATATAGTACATTTCCATGAATTTCAATATATTCAACTATGTACAAACATTACAAAAGTcaagtttagaacattttctttacttcaaaaagaaaccctgcaccCTTTAGCAATCACCCTCTTCGGGCCATCCTCATGAGCCCTAAACTCcactaataatatttttttgtctctctAGACTTACCACTtctgcatttttcatttaaataatattatatatgtgaCCTTTCACGTCTGGCTTCATTCATTTAGCATACTTTATTCAAAGTTCTTCCATTtgaatatctcttttttttttttttacctattcTACACAATAACGTTTTTCacagtatttatttataatccttatttatttctgtaaggttggtAGTAATATCCCCTTTACTTTTTTGAACTTTTAAGAGAACtgtcttttggtttcattgatttctctattgtttttctattctctatttcaataatttctgcatattttttaatcatcttattcctttttaaaaaaatgtattttatttatttatttttggctgtgttggctctttgttgctgcatgcaggctttccttagttgcagcaagtgggggttacttttcgttgtggtgcatgggcttctcactgcggtgagtttgggagtgttccttcctctgcatttttttggaatagttacagaaggaaaggtgttaactcttctctatatatttggtagaattcacctgtgaagccatctggtcctggacttttgtttgttggaaatttttaaatcacagtttcaagttcagtacttgtgattggactgttcatattttctgtttcttcctggttcagtctttggaGATTgtacctctctaagaatttgtccaattcttctaggttgtccattttattggcagataGTTGCTTACAGTAGTCTCTTAAgagcttttgtatttctgtggtgttgtttgtaacttctcctttttcatttctcattttattgattggggccctctccctttttttctaatgagtctggctaaaggtttatcaattttgtttatcttttcaaagaacaagcttttggtttcattgatcttttctattgttttcttagtctctatttcatttatttctgctgtgatctttattatttctttccttctactaactttgggttttgtttgttgaataaataattttttctgctttatatttatttttttcattagtcAATTGATGTCTTTCATAAATTCAAGAAGGTTCTTAGGTAAtttttctcaatattgttttttcccattttctctctctatagTATTCATATTAACCATACTTGAACTTCAATTTAATtctcaatttaattttatctattgCAGTTGCAGCCTCTTTCTATGTTACTTTCTGTGTAACTTCTGTTTTCACTTCATTAACGTCTGTGTAGCAGTGTAAATTTACAATGATCACATCAACTGTATGtctaatattattttacttccaatatcaataatcatttatcatttctatctaaaagttttttctttcctttccaaaaCTGCTTCATCATTTTCAgtggtcacttattcattcatcacACATTTAAATATTGACTTAATTTACTTAAACAtatcatgtttttatttcatatactGTAGCATACAGTTGAAAATTATGCAGTGTTTTAGGCCGAATACTGGGATTTATCTTCTGATTCTAACTGACTCTTGCTTATTTAGACATGAGTCTTAATATTCTagtgatatttttattataaaataatgttcttggcctttcatctgtaaaaattcTTTGAGGTCTATATTTAATGTGAATTACACTAGAGAGAATGTGCTACTATAAAGGATCAGTTTAAACTAAAATTTTGACTCTGGGATTTATAAGCCATGTAGGTGCACTGAATCCTGTTCCTACCTCTATAAGTGTAGAATATGTTTAGGACTTCTTAGGATAAGTTGTTCTACTCCAAAACCAGTATTCCCATCAATTTTCATAAGCCTTTCAGTGTTCAGTACCTACTCATGATAGTAATTTACTTCACTTTATTCTTTTCACTCTAAATATGGAAGATTACAGTTATTAGTTTTACCCAACTAAAGGAATCTTTTTCCAATAATTATCTGTCTGCTACGTTAACTGAATAGATACATCAGTGGCCACACATGAAAAGAATGTAGACTTTACAGaacttttgtaataaaaatcaCTAAACAACCAGTAACAACAACACAATCAGCAaagagtgaccaaaaaaaaaaaacaccttaaagTGGAGAAAGAATCTGATTTCCATAGCTGCCACGTTGTAATATTAAATATGAAGAgataaaaaggcaagccacagacgtggagaaaatgtttgcaaaacacGTGgttgataaaggactgttatccaagaTATTCAAAGAACTCTGAAAACTCAACAGCAAGAAAACCACCTgattaaaaaaagcaacaaagaccttaacagacatctcaccaaagatatacagatggcaaatagtgTATAAAAAATGCCCACATCatgtcatcatggaaatgcaaattaaagcaacatgagataccactacacacctgttagaatggccacaATCCAGAACACTGGCAACACAAAATGACCGTGAgaatatggagcaacaggaactctcatttactgctggtgggaatgaaaaatgatacagaaagTTTGACAGTTTGGTAGTTATTTTTACGAAACTAAACACACTCTTATGAAATCCAGCAAtcttgctccttggtatttatcaaagagaaatgaaaacttgtgttcacacaaaaacctgcacatggatatttagagcagctttatttataactgccaaaatgtggaaagaaccaagatgttcttcagtaggtgacTGGATAAATACATTATGTTACATCCAATCAATGGAATAGTTTTCaaggctaaaaataaatgagctgtcaagtcatgaaaagacatggagaaaacttatgtgcatattactaagtgaaagaagctgatctgaaaaggctacatattgtatgattccaactatatgacattctggaaaaggcaaaactatggaagcaataaaaaataaaaagatcagtggtttccaggggtgtgggggagaggtgggggaggtatgtctaggcagagcacagaggatttttaggccAGTGAAAATCCTGAAACTTTAAGTCTGTTGAAGAGTAAATTTCAATTTGTCCCTTCcttcagcccttggcaaccaccattctactttctgctccTCTGAGtgtgactattttagatacctcatgtagGTGGAATCATGCAATAATGGTCCTTCtgcaactggcttatttcacttagcataatgtccccaaggttcatccatgctgtaacaTATGgcaatatttctttcattttaaggctgaataatatttactGTGTTGGtatacaatattttctttatccactcatctgcttATAgatatttaggctgtttccaacTCTTGAAAATTGTGAATAGTGCGGCAATAAACATGGGAGcataaatatctcttcaagattctactttaaattatttccggtaaataccaagaagtgggaAAATGTATCATACGGTAGCTATAGTTTTAAGTTcataaggaaactccatactgctttccatcacagctgcaccattttatattcccatcaaaaATGTAGCAAGGTTCCAATTTTCCCACATTTTTATTCCCACTTATTAAATTTTGGTTTTTGCTGCCTGTgtttttagtgtcatatccaaaaaatcattgcccagACCAATAACATGAAGctttcccctatattttcttctaggagttttacagtttcaggtcttttaagaatttaatccatattgagtttgatttttttgtgtacGGGTAAGATAAgtgttcagtttcattcttttacatgtggatatccagttgttgcAGCACCATTTTCTGAAAAGACAATCCTTTCTACATGGTGTGATCTTGGCACCTTGGTCAAAGATCAgttgtccatatatatgtgggtttatttatggcctctctattctgttccattggtctttaTGTCTGTCTTCATGCCAGTATCATGatgttttattactgtagctttttaataaaattttgaaatcagaaagtgtgatacctccaactttgtttttcttgctcaagatcgctttggctatttgaaGTCCTTTGTAGTTCCATATGAACATTAGAATTgccttttatatttctgtaaaaatCACCAGTGGAATCTTAATACCTATTTTACTGAAGctatagatcactttgggtagaatggacatTTTCAACAATATCAAGTCTTCTAGTCCAGGTAACAAgctgtctttccatttacttgtgtcttctttattttctttttcaatatttcctagttttcagtgtataagtcttttacctctttagttaattcctaagtatttcattatttttgatgctaataTAAATgagttgttttcttcatttctttactgGATAGTTTACAATGAGAATATAGAATTGCAATTGATTTTGGTATGTTGATTTTCTATTCTCAAATTccctgaatttgtttattagtctAACAGTTATTTTGTGGAGTCTTTAAGGTTTTCAACATATAA from Balaenoptera acutorostrata chromosome X, mBalAcu1.1, whole genome shotgun sequence includes the following:
- the ACTRT1 gene encoding LOW QUALITY PROTEIN: actin-related protein T1 (The sequence of the model RefSeq protein was modified relative to this genomic sequence to represent the inferred CDS: deleted 1 base in 1 codon; substituted 1 base at 1 genomic stop codon), whose amino-acid sequence is MFNPYALDTPAVIFDSGSGLCKVGMSGETGPRHVISSVMGHPKFNMALPEANRKNYTVGEKALFKYGPLHLHYPIERGLVTRWDDMEKLWKYLFEWELGVKPCRQPVLMTEPSLNPRDTREKTAKVMFETFSVPAFYLSNHAVVALYTSASVTGLVVDSGKGITCTVPIFEGYSLPHAISKLYVAGRDITEHLTRLLLASGCNYPCILNKALVDDIKEMLCYVALEPEKELCKKPEEVLREYKLPDGNVVHLGDQLYQVPEILFAPDQLGVHSPELSKMVSSSIMKCDTNIQKNLFAEIVLSGGTTLFPGLEKRLMKELEQLAFRGTPIKITASPDGCFSEWLGASIVTSLSSFKQMWITSADFMEFGTYVAXRRCF